A stretch of Candidatus Sphingomonas phytovorans DNA encodes these proteins:
- the arsB gene encoding ACR3 family arsenite efflux transporter — translation MGRFERYLTLWVALCIVTGIALGQALPGLFAAIASAEVARVNLVVAALIWLMIVPMLLKIDFGALGSVRQHWKGVGVTLFVNWAVKPFSMAALGAILLGWLFAPLLPAREIPSYIAGLILLAAAPCTAMVFVWSNLCDGEPTFTLSQVALNDLLMVFLFAPLVALLLGVASVTVPWDTLLLAVGLYIVVPVISAQVIRRSLLRSGDPTALNRLLAALGPVSLAALLATLVLLFGFQGGQIVAQPLVIALIAVPILVQVYLNAGIAYWLSRRLGIAWCVAGPAALIGASNFFELAVAAAISLFGLKSGAALATVIGVLVEVPVMLSVVAIVKRSRDWYQRKPAS, via the coding sequence CTGGGTGGCGCTGTGCATCGTCACCGGGATCGCGCTTGGGCAGGCCCTACCCGGCCTCTTCGCCGCGATCGCATCCGCCGAGGTCGCGCGGGTGAACCTGGTGGTTGCCGCTCTTATCTGGCTGATGATCGTGCCCATGCTGCTGAAGATCGATTTCGGCGCGCTCGGGTCAGTCCGCCAGCATTGGAAGGGCGTCGGCGTCACGCTGTTCGTGAACTGGGCGGTGAAGCCATTCTCGATGGCCGCGCTTGGAGCCATCCTCCTCGGCTGGCTGTTCGCGCCACTGCTGCCAGCCCGGGAAATCCCGTCGTACATTGCCGGTTTGATCCTGCTCGCGGCGGCACCGTGCACCGCCATGGTGTTCGTCTGGTCTAATCTGTGTGACGGCGAGCCGACCTTCACGCTCAGCCAGGTCGCGCTGAACGACCTGCTGATGGTTTTCCTGTTCGCGCCGCTGGTCGCGCTGCTCCTCGGCGTCGCCTCGGTGACCGTTCCCTGGGACACGTTGCTGTTGGCGGTGGGTCTCTACATCGTCGTCCCGGTGATATCGGCGCAGGTCATCCGTCGATCACTGCTCAGGTCGGGCGACCCGACGGCACTGAACCGGCTGCTCGCCGCGCTGGGTCCGGTCTCGCTCGCGGCGCTGCTGGCGACATTGGTGCTGCTGTTCGGCTTCCAGGGCGGGCAGATCGTCGCGCAGCCGCTGGTCATCGCCCTGATCGCGGTGCCGATCCTCGTTCAGGTCTATCTCAACGCCGGCATCGCCTATTGGCTGTCACGGCGTCTCGGTATCGCCTGGTGCGTCGCGGGGCCGGCCGCGCTGATCGGCGCCTCCAACTTCTTCGAGCTCGCCGTCGCCGCGGCGATCTCGCTCTTCGGCCTCAAATCCGGGGCTGCGCTCGCCACCGTCATCGGCGTCCTGGTCGAGGTGCCGGTGATGCTTTCCGTCGTCGCGATCGTGAAGCGCAGTCGTGACTGGTACCAAAGGAAACCTGCTTCGTGA
- the arsH gene encoding arsenical resistance protein ArsH: MTRVRPLPDPDHLPALDRTFAIARPALDIGDDQPPPRILLLYGSLRERSFSRLAVEEAARLLQFFGAETRIFDPSDLPLPDQLAGDDHPAVHQLRDLSIWSEGQVWCSPERHGQISSVMKAQIDHLPLEMKGMRPTQGRTLAVMQVSGGSQSFNAVNALRLLGRWMRMFTIPNQSSVATAYKEFDAAGRMKPSSYYDRIVDVMEELLRITVLMRPHATQLVDRYSERKAAGVRMIAEDHSAVAIGRS, translated from the coding sequence GTGACCCGTGTTCGCCCCCTCCCCGACCCCGACCATCTGCCCGCGCTCGATCGCACCTTCGCGATCGCCCGACCCGCACTCGACATCGGCGATGATCAGCCGCCGCCACGCATCTTGCTGCTCTATGGCTCGCTGCGCGAACGCTCCTTTTCACGGCTCGCCGTCGAGGAGGCTGCGCGCCTGCTCCAGTTCTTCGGCGCCGAGACGCGCATTTTCGATCCCTCGGACCTGCCGCTTCCGGACCAGCTGGCGGGTGACGACCATCCCGCCGTCCACCAGCTGCGCGATCTGTCCATATGGTCGGAGGGTCAGGTCTGGTGCAGCCCCGAGCGGCACGGCCAGATCAGCAGCGTCATGAAGGCCCAGATCGACCACCTGCCACTGGAAATGAAAGGCATGCGCCCGACCCAGGGCCGTACGCTCGCCGTCATGCAGGTCTCGGGAGGCTCGCAGTCGTTCAACGCCGTCAACGCGCTCCGCCTCCTCGGACGCTGGATGCGGATGTTCACGATCCCCAACCAGTCCAGCGTCGCCACGGCGTACAAGGAGTTCGACGCGGCGGGCCGGATGAAGCCATCAAGCTATTACGACCGCATCGTCGACGTGATGGAAGAGCTGCTACGCATCACGGTACTGATGCGCCCGCACGCCACACAATTGGTCGATCGATATTCGGAGCGCAAAGCCGCTGGCGTGCGTATGATCGCGGAGGACCACTCCGCCGTGGCGATCGGTCGTAGTTGA
- a CDS encoding TolC family protein — translation MALAAPLTYADALARSAAEAPSLKARAASTDAARSSAIAADRLPDPTLDLGVSGFPVTGPNAGSFTRDDFTTATIGFSQQFPNLAKRHARAERARAEIGIAEGGELVEGRIVRLETALAWVDLYYGERRLKQLDLLTASLEDLQKTVTARLASGSARPSQALEPEQLRAAVADRRAEMIAVIAQARARLARYTGDPNPEIAGDPPMLDLDPIRLRAGIDALPALRTQDARIAAADADVRLAHADKRPDWRVGASYGRRDPRFGDMASIGVSIDLPLFAGKRQNPKIDASASMARRSRLDREALRRELVAALDADLADHVMHHERWRNASDTLVPLAKRRAELDRDSYAAGKLDLGTALLSTLALAEAEVEKLNREADVARDAVRITITYGEERP, via the coding sequence ATGGCGTTGGCCGCCCCCCTGACCTATGCCGATGCGCTGGCGCGTTCGGCCGCCGAGGCACCCAGCCTCAAGGCGCGCGCCGCATCGACCGACGCCGCGCGATCGTCGGCGATCGCGGCGGACCGGCTGCCCGATCCGACGCTCGATCTCGGCGTCTCGGGTTTTCCGGTGACCGGCCCCAACGCCGGCAGCTTTACGCGCGATGATTTCACCACCGCGACGATCGGGTTCAGCCAGCAATTTCCCAATCTCGCCAAGCGCCACGCGCGCGCCGAACGGGCGCGCGCCGAGATCGGGATCGCCGAGGGCGGCGAGCTGGTCGAGGGACGCATCGTGCGGCTCGAGACCGCGCTCGCCTGGGTCGACCTCTATTATGGTGAGCGGCGGCTCAAACAACTCGATCTGCTGACCGCAAGCCTTGAAGATCTCCAGAAGACGGTTACGGCGCGGCTCGCCTCGGGAAGCGCGCGGCCGAGCCAGGCGCTCGAACCCGAACAGCTTCGCGCCGCGGTCGCTGATCGCCGCGCCGAGATGATCGCGGTGATCGCCCAGGCACGCGCCCGGCTGGCGCGCTACACCGGCGACCCGAACCCCGAGATTGCGGGCGATCCACCGATGCTCGACCTCGACCCGATCCGGCTCCGCGCCGGGATCGACGCGCTCCCGGCGTTGCGCACGCAGGATGCGCGGATTGCCGCCGCCGATGCCGATGTACGGCTCGCCCATGCCGACAAACGGCCGGACTGGCGGGTCGGCGCATCCTATGGCCGGCGCGATCCACGGTTCGGTGACATGGCGTCGATTGGCGTGTCGATCGATCTGCCGCTGTTTGCCGGCAAGCGCCAGAATCCGAAGATCGATGCGAGCGCGAGCATGGCGCGCAGGAGCCGGCTCGACCGCGAGGCGCTGCGGCGCGAGCTGGTAGCGGCACTCGACGCCGATCTCGCCGACCATGTCATGCATCACGAACGGTGGCGCAACGCCAGCGACACGTTGGTACCGCTGGCGAAGCGCCGCGCCGAGCTCGACCGCGACAGCTATGCGGCAGGCAAGCTGGATCTCGGCACCGCGTTGCTGTCGACCTTGGCGCTCGCCGAAGCCGAGGTCGAAAAACTCAACCGCGAGGCCGACGTCGCGCGCGACGCCGTGCGTATCACCATCACTTATGGGGAGGAGCGGCCATGA
- a CDS encoding efflux RND transporter periplasmic adaptor subunit gives MTLDRNQAFRRGGSLLAMALVAGGAGYWLGHRNDGPAPTAATSATDGKQPLYYYDPMFPNQKFDKPGKSPFMDMQLVPKYADGGGAGGAAGVTVDPATRQSLGIRVVTAKTGSLAATLDVTGAIDFNQRDVAIIQARSGGFVSRVYARAPGDIVRAGAPIADLQLPDWGGAQTEYLSVRRLGKPDLIAAARQRLRLLGMSDGLITSVERTGRPNGIVTISTPIAGVIQTLGARAGMTLAMGQTLAQVNGLGTIWLNAAVPEARAGDVRIGQDAFATLTSFPGETFGGRVIAILPTAQADSRTLTVRIELSNRGGRLRPGMFATVAVGGDAKPALLVPSEAVIRTGARALVMLATGDGRYHPAEVRIGRDAGGQTEIIAGLAEGEKVVASGQFLLDSEASLTGIAVRPIGGRP, from the coding sequence ATGACGCTCGACAGGAATCAGGCATTCCGCCGGGGTGGATCACTGCTCGCGATGGCCCTCGTCGCCGGCGGTGCCGGTTATTGGCTGGGGCATCGAAACGACGGACCCGCACCAACCGCTGCCACCAGCGCGACCGATGGCAAACAGCCGCTCTATTATTACGACCCGATGTTCCCGAACCAGAAGTTCGACAAGCCGGGCAAATCGCCCTTCATGGATATGCAGCTTGTCCCCAAATATGCGGACGGCGGCGGCGCGGGCGGCGCGGCGGGCGTGACGGTCGATCCGGCGACACGACAGAGCCTCGGAATCCGCGTGGTCACGGCGAAGACGGGCTCGCTGGCCGCGACGCTCGACGTTACCGGTGCGATCGACTTCAACCAGCGTGACGTCGCGATCATCCAGGCGCGCTCCGGCGGATTCGTCAGCCGGGTCTATGCCCGTGCACCTGGCGATATTGTCCGCGCGGGCGCGCCGATCGCCGATCTGCAACTGCCGGACTGGGGCGGCGCGCAGACCGAATATCTGAGCGTCAGGAGGCTCGGCAAGCCTGATCTCATCGCGGCGGCACGTCAGCGGCTCCGGCTGCTGGGCATGTCCGACGGACTGATCACCAGCGTCGAGCGAACCGGTCGGCCCAACGGGATCGTCACCATCAGCACACCGATCGCGGGTGTGATCCAGACGCTCGGCGCGCGCGCCGGGATGACACTCGCCATGGGCCAGACGCTGGCGCAGGTGAATGGTCTCGGCACGATCTGGCTGAACGCCGCTGTGCCCGAAGCGCGCGCTGGCGACGTCCGCATCGGCCAGGATGCCTTCGCGACGCTGACCAGCTTCCCCGGCGAAACCTTTGGCGGCCGCGTGATCGCGATCCTGCCGACCGCACAGGCCGACAGCCGCACGCTGACCGTCCGCATCGAGCTGTCGAACCGCGGCGGGCGTTTACGACCCGGCATGTTCGCGACCGTGGCTGTCGGCGGCGACGCCAAACCGGCGCTGCTGGTACCAAGCGAAGCCGTGATCAGGACCGGCGCACGCGCGCTGGTGATGCTGGCGACCGGCGATGGCCGCTATCATCCGGCCGAAGTCCGGATCGGCCGCGACGCGGGCGGACAGACTGAGATCATCGCCGGGCTTGCCGAGGGCGAGAAGGTGGTCGCCTCGGGCCAGTTCCTGCTCGATTCCGAGGCGAGTTTGACCGGCATCGCGGTGCGGCCGATCGGAGGCAGGCCATGA